In one Novosphingopyxis iocasae genomic region, the following are encoded:
- a CDS encoding AAA family ATPase, translating to MSKHDPIRRQPSLLERAAEVYDFGAALRRPEGAPLASPQAEPERESEASQSFAPQPQRPAPQPVPIRETMAPAPRQPGFHVAIDRARLRENNLIVPEAAVGMLVEEFRIVKRQLLLSATGGKGVEASPHGRRILVCSANPDEGKTFCAINLALALANERDNRVLLVDADFARPSILPTLGIQDDEGEDETLPGLMDALADPARDVESLILGTDIPGFTILPSGMRSKSDTEYLASNRTETVFQRLEAADPHRIVIFDSPPALAASPASVLALHAGQVLLVVKADETSEAALRDAIGLLSGCDDIKLLLNGTQFSPTGRKFGSYYGNGGQK from the coding sequence ATGAGCAAGCATGATCCGATTCGCCGGCAGCCATCGCTGCTCGAACGCGCCGCCGAGGTTTATGATTTCGGCGCAGCCTTGCGGCGTCCGGAAGGAGCCCCGCTCGCGTCGCCCCAGGCGGAGCCCGAGCGCGAGTCCGAGGCTTCGCAATCCTTTGCTCCTCAGCCGCAGCGCCCTGCGCCGCAACCGGTGCCGATCCGCGAGACGATGGCGCCCGCTCCGCGCCAGCCCGGCTTCCATGTCGCAATCGATCGGGCGCGATTGCGCGAGAACAATCTGATCGTGCCCGAAGCCGCAGTCGGCATGCTCGTCGAGGAATTTCGCATCGTCAAACGCCAGCTGCTGCTGTCGGCGACGGGCGGCAAGGGCGTCGAGGCCTCTCCGCATGGCCGCCGCATCCTTGTCTGCTCGGCCAATCCGGACGAGGGCAAGACCTTCTGCGCCATCAACCTGGCGCTGGCGCTGGCCAATGAGCGCGACAACCGCGTGCTGCTGGTCGATGCCGATTTCGCGCGCCCCTCGATCCTGCCGACGCTCGGTATTCAGGATGACGAGGGCGAAGACGAAACGCTGCCCGGCTTGATGGACGCGTTGGCCGATCCCGCGCGGGACGTCGAGAGTCTGATTCTGGGCACCGATATTCCCGGCTTCACCATTCTGCCGTCGGGCATGCGGAGCAAATCGGACACCGAATATCTCGCTTCGAACCGAACCGAGACGGTGTTCCAGCGGCTCGAGGCGGCAGACCCCCATCGCATTGTGATCTTCGATAGCCCGCCGGCTCTCGCCGCCTCGCCCGCCAGCGTGCTCGCGCTACATGCCGGGCAGGTTCTGCTTGTCGTGAAGGCGGACGAGACCAGCGAAGCGGCGCTCCGCGATGCGATCGGTCTCTTGAGTGGCTGCGATGACATCAAGCTGCTGCTGAACGGGACGCAATTTTCTCCAACGGGCCGCAAATTCGGCTCCTATTATGGAAATGGAGGGCAGAAATGA
- a CDS encoding XrtA system polysaccharide chain length determinant — protein MNGLYDEIRIALYRVWNRRWLALAVAWGICLLGWLVVALIPNTYASEAKLFVGQQAMLSISMIDDRNDQRQQMDQIQQTLLSADNLEKVIRATKLGDNISSDREMATKIVSLRENIEVKSDQPNVFNITVKQSGAGRSDGEAAALARDIAQKIIDIFQEENIAGGAGRTSQALRFLDQQLADRQKELQDAEQKRVAFETQNLGLLPGAGSASQQLLSARAELSQIDSQLASAQSSLAALNGQLAGTPAMLSTPNPSGGGSQISQLQGQLASARARGWTDSHPDVIALKEQIASLRASGAGESGGGSFKTPNPAYSSLQSMQAERAATVSALRARKSALEADVSRLIGKQSAEPGVQAEYERISQDYDVLKQQYDKLLAERENMRLKGEVEEETDLTQFRVVNPPSMSRVPAAPNRPLLLAAVLVVGLAGGAGAAFALSQLRTSFPTAGSLEKASGLPVIGSISEMLTEAQRAARKRKLKLFFGGTGALAGVFLLLMMVEFIQRGTVA, from the coding sequence TTGAACGGTCTCTACGACGAAATCCGCATCGCGCTGTACCGCGTCTGGAACCGGCGCTGGCTGGCGCTTGCCGTTGCCTGGGGTATATGTCTTCTGGGCTGGCTGGTAGTCGCGCTGATCCCCAACACTTATGCATCGGAGGCCAAGCTGTTCGTGGGGCAGCAGGCCATGCTGTCCATCAGCATGATCGACGATCGCAACGATCAGCGTCAGCAGATGGACCAAATCCAGCAGACGCTCCTGTCTGCGGACAATCTGGAAAAGGTGATCCGCGCCACCAAGCTGGGCGACAATATTTCCTCGGACCGGGAAATGGCGACCAAGATCGTCTCCCTGCGCGAGAATATCGAGGTTAAGTCGGATCAGCCGAATGTGTTCAACATCACGGTGAAGCAGTCCGGCGCGGGCCGCTCTGACGGCGAGGCGGCGGCACTGGCCCGCGATATCGCGCAGAAGATCATCGACATTTTCCAGGAGGAGAACATCGCCGGCGGTGCCGGGCGCACCAGCCAGGCGCTGCGCTTCTTGGATCAGCAGCTTGCCGATCGGCAAAAGGAATTGCAGGACGCAGAGCAGAAGCGCGTGGCGTTCGAGACGCAGAATCTCGGGCTTTTGCCGGGTGCCGGATCGGCCAGCCAGCAGCTCCTTTCCGCCCGCGCGGAGCTCAGCCAGATCGACAGCCAGCTGGCATCCGCGCAAAGCTCGCTCGCCGCGCTGAACGGCCAGCTTGCCGGTACGCCGGCCATGCTCTCCACGCCCAATCCCAGCGGCGGCGGCAGCCAGATTTCGCAGCTTCAGGGCCAGCTTGCTTCGGCAAGAGCGCGCGGATGGACGGACAGCCATCCGGATGTCATCGCGCTGAAGGAACAGATAGCGAGCCTGCGTGCTTCCGGTGCGGGCGAATCGGGCGGCGGCAGCTTCAAGACGCCGAACCCCGCTTACTCCTCGCTACAGTCGATGCAGGCCGAGCGGGCGGCGACCGTTTCGGCGCTGCGCGCGCGCAAATCCGCGCTGGAGGCTGATGTCAGCCGCCTGATCGGCAAGCAGTCCGCCGAACCCGGCGTACAGGCCGAATATGAGCGCATCAGCCAGGACTACGACGTCCTCAAGCAGCAATATGACAAGCTGCTGGCCGAGCGCGAGAATATGCGCCTGAAGGGTGAGGTCGAGGAAGAAACCGATCTCACGCAGTTCCGTGTGGTCAATCCGCCGAGCATGAGCCGTGTGCCCGCCGCGCCCAACCGTCCACTGCTCCTTGCAGCAGTATTGGTCGTGGGCCTCGCGGGCGGTGCTGGAGCGGCCTTTGCGCTGTCGCAGCTGCGCACCAGCTTCCCGACTGCCGGATCGCTGGAAAAGGCGAGCGGCCTGCCGGTCATCGGCTCGATCTCTGAAATGTTGACCGAGGCGCAGCGCGCCGCGCGCAAACGCAAGCTGAAGCTGTTCTTCGGGGGGACGGGGGCGCTGGCGGGCGTGTTCCTGCTGTTGATGATGGTTGAGTTCATCCAGCGCGGCACGGTCGCCTGA
- a CDS encoding XrtA/PEP-CTERM system exopolysaccharide export protein, translating to MRSSEIAKLAMLSGLTLLSACAGGPAGPQLPPATYVSKTEAPSAQYVIGPLDELQIFVWRNPELGATVQVRPDGRITTPLITDLPAVGKTPKQLSDDIKVRLAEYINDPIVSVIVKSFAGTFSQQIRIVGATEKPASIPYRANMTLLDAMIAVGGLSEYAAGNKARLIRADTDSGVQREYSVRIDDLLKRGDSKANVLLQPGDVIIIPESMF from the coding sequence ATGCGAAGCTCTGAAATCGCGAAGCTGGCGATGCTCTCCGGCCTCACTCTGCTCTCCGCCTGTGCGGGTGGACCGGCTGGGCCGCAGCTGCCGCCGGCAACCTATGTCTCAAAGACGGAAGCACCGAGCGCGCAATATGTGATCGGCCCGCTCGATGAATTGCAGATCTTCGTCTGGCGCAATCCGGAGCTGGGTGCGACGGTGCAGGTAAGGCCGGACGGGCGTATTACCACGCCGCTGATCACGGATCTGCCGGCCGTGGGCAAAACACCCAAGCAGCTGTCCGACGACATTAAGGTACGCCTTGCGGAATATATCAACGATCCCATCGTATCGGTGATCGTGAAGTCCTTCGCCGGCACGTTCAGCCAGCAGATCCGCATCGTTGGCGCGACGGAGAAGCCCGCCTCCATCCCCTACCGCGCGAACATGACGCTGCTCGATGCGATGATCGCGGTCGGCGGCCTCAGCGAATATGCGGCGGGCAACAAGGCGCGCCTCATCCGTGCGGACACGGACTCGGGCGTGCAGCGCGAATATTCGGTGCGGATCGACGATCTGCTGAAGCGCGGAGACAGCAAGGCGAACGTCCTGCTGCAGCCCGGCGATGTGATCATCATCCCCGAAAGCATGTTCTGA
- a CDS encoding pyridoxal-dependent decarboxylase, exosortase A system-associated, which yields MKPIGPIPPGWVALDGVLSVDGAKLTDVAADAGETPLFVYSRALLTRKFEDLRAAMPGRLAIHYAMKANPFGPLLQHMNGLVDGFDIASGGELELALAAGVDPARISFAGPGKRDRELEAAIRHGVTLNCESEGEADRALAIADRLGKTLRIAIRVNPSFDLKGSGMKMGGGAKQFGIDEGRVPDLVRRLIEAGADWRGFHIYAGSQALKAEALIETQGQTIALAARLAEEAGANPPHVNLGGGFGIPYFPGDVALDTAAVGDALGKELANLPASLADTHFAIELGRYLVGEAGIYLTRIIDRKESHGEIFLITDGGLHHQLAASGNFGTVIRRNYPVGVANRFDAPADEVQSVVGCLCTPLDRLSDSAMLPRADVGDLVAIFCAGAYGASASPANFLGQGPAREMLI from the coding sequence ATGAAACCGATCGGCCCGATCCCACCCGGATGGGTGGCGCTGGACGGCGTGCTCTCGGTTGATGGCGCAAAGCTCACCGATGTGGCGGCTGATGCGGGCGAGACGCCGCTGTTCGTTTATTCGCGCGCGTTGCTGACGCGGAAATTCGAGGACCTTCGGGCCGCGATGCCGGGGCGGCTCGCGATCCATTATGCCATGAAGGCCAATCCGTTCGGTCCGCTGCTGCAGCATATGAATGGCCTGGTCGACGGCTTCGATATCGCCAGCGGCGGCGAACTGGAATTGGCGCTGGCCGCCGGTGTCGATCCCGCCCGCATCAGCTTTGCGGGACCGGGCAAGCGCGATCGCGAGCTGGAAGCGGCCATTCGCCATGGCGTGACCCTCAATTGCGAGTCCGAAGGCGAGGCGGATCGCGCGCTCGCCATCGCGGATCGGTTGGGCAAGACGCTCAGGATTGCGATCCGCGTGAATCCCAGCTTCGATCTTAAGGGATCGGGCATGAAAATGGGCGGCGGTGCCAAACAATTCGGGATCGACGAAGGCCGCGTCCCCGACCTTGTACGCCGCTTGATCGAAGCGGGCGCGGACTGGCGCGGTTTTCACATTTATGCGGGCAGCCAGGCGCTGAAGGCCGAGGCGCTGATCGAGACGCAAGGGCAAACGATCGCGCTGGCCGCCAGGCTGGCGGAAGAAGCCGGTGCGAACCCACCCCATGTCAATTTGGGCGGGGGCTTCGGCATTCCCTATTTTCCGGGCGATGTCGCGCTGGACACCGCCGCCGTGGGCGATGCGCTGGGCAAAGAGCTGGCGAATCTGCCCGCATCGCTGGCGGACACCCATTTCGCGATCGAATTGGGCCGTTATCTGGTGGGCGAGGCAGGGATATATCTCACCCGCATCATCGATCGGAAGGAAAGCCATGGCGAGATATTCCTGATCACCGATGGCGGGCTGCATCATCAGCTCGCCGCCAGCGGCAATTTTGGCACGGTCATCCGCCGCAACTATCCCGTCGGCGTCGCCAACCGCTTCGATGCGCCTGCGGATGAGGTACAGAGCGTGGTCGGGTGCCTTTGCACGCCGCTCGATCGCTTGAGCGACAGCGCAATGTTGCCCCGCGCCGATGTCGGTGATCTGGTCGCGATCTTCTGCGCTGGGGCCTATGGGGCCAGCGCCTCTCCGGCCAATTTCCTGGGGCAGGGTCCTGCGCGAGAGATGTTGATCTAA
- a CDS encoding acyl-CoA ligase (AMP-forming), exosortase A system-associated translates to MPHPAVLPLDHLALRGRRDAPALRLRGGTINHEALNLRIGRLAAWLLAQGLVAGDRAASWMGKTEIACLMPLAAARAGLVHVPVNPLLKRAQVAHILSDSGARLLIAGKARLGTLEPDDLSDAKAIDEHEAEAALDAGEAMEPSPESRDTDDLAAILYTSGSTGRPKGVMLSHANMWLGALSVAEYLKLADDDVTLAVLPLSFDYGQNQLLSTWAAGGSVVPLDYLTPKDVVKACAKHGVTTLAAVPPLWVQLVEQAWTEEAAAPMRRLTNSGGALTPGLVAKLRGIFPDADLYAMYGLTEAFRSTYLDPALIDGNPTSMGKAIPHAEIMVVAPDGSEAAPDAPGELVHAGPLVAQGYWRDAERTAQRFKPAPAFSRYGGTAVWSGDTVKRGADGLLYFVGRDDAMIKTSGNRVSPQEIEEAADTSDAVNESCAMGRKDAALGEAIVLFARGSGDEAALRMHLKATLPNFMQPAEIIWLDQFPKNANGKIDRTALKDQL, encoded by the coding sequence ATGCCGCATCCCGCCGTCCTTCCGCTTGATCATCTGGCGCTTCGCGGCAGGCGCGACGCACCGGCCTTGCGCCTGCGTGGCGGCACGATTAACCACGAGGCGTTAAATCTCCGTATCGGCAGGCTCGCTGCTTGGCTGCTGGCGCAAGGCTTGGTGGCGGGGGACCGCGCGGCGAGCTGGATGGGAAAGACGGAGATCGCCTGCCTGATGCCCTTGGCTGCAGCGCGCGCGGGGTTAGTCCACGTGCCGGTCAATCCGCTGCTGAAGCGCGCACAGGTCGCACACATCCTCTCCGACAGCGGTGCGCGGCTGCTGATCGCGGGCAAGGCGCGGCTCGGGACGCTGGAGCCTGACGACCTTTCGGACGCGAAGGCGATAGACGAGCATGAAGCGGAAGCGGCGCTCGATGCTGGCGAGGCCATGGAGCCTTCGCCGGAGAGCCGCGACACGGACGATCTCGCCGCTATCCTCTATACCTCCGGATCGACTGGTCGCCCCAAGGGTGTGATGCTCAGCCACGCCAATATGTGGCTGGGCGCGCTGAGCGTGGCGGAATATCTGAAGCTCGCCGATGACGACGTGACGCTTGCCGTGCTGCCGCTGAGCTTCGATTATGGACAGAATCAGCTGCTCAGCACCTGGGCGGCGGGCGGATCGGTCGTGCCGCTCGATTATCTGACGCCCAAGGACGTGGTAAAGGCTTGTGCGAAGCATGGTGTCACAACACTCGCCGCGGTGCCGCCATTATGGGTGCAGCTGGTTGAGCAGGCCTGGACCGAAGAGGCGGCAGCGCCGATGCGGCGGCTGACGAACAGCGGGGGTGCGCTGACGCCCGGGCTGGTCGCGAAGCTCCGCGGGATTTTTCCGGACGCCGATCTCTATGCGATGTACGGCCTCACCGAAGCGTTCCGATCGACCTATCTCGATCCGGCGCTGATCGACGGCAATCCGACATCGATGGGCAAGGCCATTCCGCATGCCGAAATCATGGTGGTGGCGCCGGACGGTTCCGAAGCCGCGCCCGATGCACCGGGAGAACTGGTGCATGCCGGGCCGCTCGTTGCGCAGGGTTACTGGCGCGATGCCGAACGGACGGCGCAGCGCTTCAAGCCTGCGCCCGCCTTTTCGCGCTATGGCGGCACCGCCGTCTGGTCCGGCGATACGGTGAAGCGCGGGGCTGACGGCCTGCTGTATTTCGTGGGCCGCGACGATGCGATGATTAAGACGAGCGGGAACCGCGTGTCTCCGCAGGAGATCGAGGAGGCCGCCGACACCAGCGATGCGGTGAACGAAAGCTGCGCCATGGGCCGAAAGGACGCGGCGCTTGGCGAAGCGATCGTGCTGTTCGCGCGCGGTTCCGGGGACGAGGCGGCTTTGCGCATGCATCTGAAAGCGACGCTTCCCAACTTCATGCAGCCGGCGGAGATCATCTGGCTGGACCAATTCCCGAAGAACGCAAACGGCAAGATCGACCGTACCGCGCTGAAGGACCAGCTATGA
- a CDS encoding GNAT family N-acetyltransferase produces the protein MTSKGEYHDNFAEASAARAFARASQARLFDRAEYLAPLHAAAFADKALKLLRVAEWETELWLPLVEESPGDLKALSNWYSFRWSPVFTGAPGAIERDLLMRAAARALGKQARAVTLSPLAEGDAQDLRVALAAEGWHVTVEQCDENHILRLKGRGFEEYWAARPGRLRSTVKRKGKSGAVKIRILDHYDEAAWNDYQTVYARSWKPEEGSPDFLKGLAQSEGAGGSLRLGLAYIDGQCVAAQFWTSEHGEALIHKLAYDERYAKASAGTLLTHALFRHVIEQDGVDLVDYGTGSDAYKRDWMEEIRPRFRLIARRPGHPANWAGLARAKLAQLVRRRSSV, from the coding sequence GTGACTTCGAAAGGTGAATATCACGATAATTTTGCCGAGGCGAGCGCCGCCCGTGCCTTTGCCCGGGCGAGCCAGGCGCGCCTGTTCGACCGCGCCGAATATCTCGCCCCGCTCCACGCCGCCGCCTTCGCAGACAAGGCGCTGAAGCTGCTCCGCGTGGCCGAGTGGGAGACCGAACTCTGGCTGCCGCTAGTGGAGGAAAGCCCAGGCGATCTCAAAGCGCTGTCGAACTGGTATAGCTTCCGCTGGTCGCCCGTATTTACAGGCGCGCCCGGCGCGATCGAGCGTGATCTGCTGATGCGCGCCGCGGCCCGCGCGCTTGGGAAGCAAGCCCGCGCCGTCACGCTTTCGCCGCTCGCAGAAGGCGATGCGCAGGATCTGCGCGTCGCTCTGGCCGCCGAAGGCTGGCACGTGACCGTGGAGCAATGCGACGAAAACCACATCCTGCGCCTGAAGGGCCGCGGTTTCGAGGAGTATTGGGCCGCCCGTCCCGGCCGCCTGCGCAGCACCGTCAAACGCAAGGGCAAGTCCGGTGCGGTCAAAATCCGCATCCTCGACCACTATGACGAAGCCGCATGGAATGATTATCAGACGGTCTATGCACGCAGCTGGAAACCCGAAGAGGGTAGCCCAGACTTCCTGAAGGGACTGGCCCAAAGCGAAGGCGCGGGCGGATCGCTGCGCCTCGGCCTTGCCTATATCGACGGGCAGTGCGTCGCCGCGCAGTTCTGGACTTCGGAGCATGGCGAAGCGCTGATCCACAAGCTGGCTTATGATGAGCGCTATGCCAAGGCATCCGCCGGCACGCTGCTGACCCACGCCTTGTTCCGCCATGTGATCGAACAGGACGGTGTCGATCTGGTCGATTACGGGACCGGATCGGACGCCTATAAGCGCGACTGGATGGAGGAAATACGCCCGCGTTTCCGATTGATCGCGAGGCGGCCCGGCCATCCCGCCAACTGGGCAGGCCTCGCCAGAGCAAAGCTCGCACAGCTTGTGCGGCGGCGCAGCAGCGTCTAG
- a CDS encoding phosphopantetheine-binding protein — translation MQADLAVRSVLVDVLGLDAERVAHFDADTELFGAIPELDSMAVAGLLTELEDRLDIEIDDDDVDAEIFETFGNLVAFAEAKQD, via the coding sequence ATGCAAGCCGATCTGGCGGTTCGTTCCGTGCTGGTCGACGTACTCGGCCTGGACGCAGAGCGCGTCGCGCATTTCGATGCGGATACGGAGCTTTTCGGGGCAATTCCGGAGCTCGATTCGATGGCCGTTGCCGGGCTCCTGACCGAGCTGGAAGACCGCCTGGATATCGAGATCGACGACGATGACGTCGACGCGGAAATCTTCGAAACCTTCGGCAATCTGGTCGCTTTCGCCGAGGCGAAGCAGGACTGA
- a CDS encoding hydrolase 1, exosortase A system-associated, which translates to MRRFVSFACGDDRLAATLDEADGKTGLLIVSGGNEIRAGGHANQSRLAAWAAVQGYPAFRYDRPGIGDSEGDNRGFLHGGEPLKAALAAFRREAPQLSRIVGFGNCDAATTLLFTQTDIDRLVIANPWLIEAADDGEEGEADALPSSAAIRARYIARLKNPGRLARDLFGGAIDLKKFARGLSRLRTPEPPSALADRAAAAIAERTKPTDILIAKGDATALAFQDAWKSAAFVKARANPRIRLIEHRTNSHSFSDDAAQRWLRDQLLAALAE; encoded by the coding sequence ATGAGGCGGTTCGTCTCGTTCGCCTGCGGTGACGACCGGCTGGCCGCGACGCTCGATGAGGCGGATGGAAAAACCGGCCTGCTGATCGTGAGCGGGGGCAATGAAATCCGCGCGGGCGGCCATGCCAACCAGTCGCGCCTCGCCGCCTGGGCTGCAGTCCAGGGTTATCCCGCCTTTCGTTACGATCGGCCCGGCATCGGTGACAGCGAAGGGGATAATCGCGGCTTCCTGCATGGCGGCGAGCCATTGAAGGCCGCGCTCGCCGCATTCCGCCGGGAGGCACCGCAGCTGAGCCGCATCGTCGGCTTCGGCAATTGTGACGCCGCCACCACCTTGCTCTTCACGCAAACCGATATCGACCGGCTGGTCATCGCCAATCCTTGGCTGATCGAAGCTGCAGACGATGGTGAGGAGGGAGAGGCTGACGCCTTGCCCTCCAGCGCCGCAATCCGGGCGCGGTACATCGCCCGGCTCAAAAACCCTGGTCGCCTCGCGCGCGATCTGTTTGGCGGCGCTATCGACCTCAAAAAGTTCGCGCGCGGCCTATCGCGCTTGCGTACGCCCGAGCCGCCATCCGCCCTCGCGGACCGTGCCGCTGCCGCCATAGCCGAGCGGACTAAGCCTACCGATATTCTGATCGCGAAAGGCGATGCCACGGCGCTCGCCTTTCAGGACGCCTGGAAATCCGCCGCCTTCGTAAAAGCACGTGCGAATCCGCGCATCCGGCTGATCGAACATCGGACCAACTCACACAGTTTTTCGGACGATGCCGCACAAAGATGGCTGCGAGACCAGTTGCTGGCGGCTTTGGCAGAATGA
- a CDS encoding PA2169 family four-helix-bundle protein, with translation MADGLSLLETLTDTAIDSALGYEKAAEKATNAGLKGTLTSQASKRRNTVEALNAEIRRLGGEARTNGSTAGAAHRAFTTLADAFGDSNERAAERVEEGEDYIEKKFREALDKDDFTPETRAVVQNAHREISEGEKLTDRLEEQFD, from the coding sequence ATGGCCGATGGACTTTCGCTTCTTGAAACCCTCACCGACACCGCGATCGACAGCGCGCTTGGTTATGAAAAGGCGGCTGAGAAGGCCACCAACGCCGGCCTTAAAGGCACGCTGACTTCGCAGGCGTCCAAGCGTCGCAACACGGTTGAGGCGCTCAATGCAGAAATTCGCCGTCTTGGCGGCGAGGCCCGCACCAATGGCAGCACCGCAGGCGCTGCGCATCGCGCCTTTACTACCCTTGCAGATGCCTTCGGTGATTCGAACGAGCGCGCCGCCGAGCGTGTTGAAGAGGGCGAGGACTATATTGAGAAGAAGTTCCGCGAAGCGCTCGACAAGGATGATTTCACGCCGGAAACGCGCGCCGTTGTGCAAAACGCCCACCGTGAAATCAGCGAAGGCGAAAAGTTGACCGATCGACTGGAAGAGCAGTTCGACTGA
- a CDS encoding VIT1/CCC1 transporter family protein: MSRFHLHSEQHLVSRIGWLRAAVLGANDGIVSTASLIIGVAAASAGRSEVLVAGTAGLVAGAMSMAAGEYVSVSSQADTEAADLDREKRELEANPEAELAELATIYERRGLSPSLARQVATELSQEDALAAHTRDELGIIDHSIARPVQAALTSAITFTVGAALPLALVAIIPVARLVPAVAIASLIFLGVLGAIGARAGGAPIARATLRVTFWGALAMAATAGIGSLVGAVV; this comes from the coding sequence TTGAGCCGTTTTCATTTGCATAGTGAACAGCATCTTGTTTCCCGAATAGGCTGGCTCCGCGCGGCCGTCCTGGGCGCCAATGATGGCATTGTCTCAACGGCAAGTCTTATCATAGGAGTGGCTGCAGCAAGTGCTGGGCGAAGCGAAGTGCTTGTAGCAGGCACGGCTGGCCTCGTTGCGGGCGCAATGTCCATGGCAGCTGGAGAATATGTGTCGGTCAGTTCACAAGCCGACACCGAAGCTGCAGATCTCGATAGGGAAAAGCGAGAACTCGAGGCCAATCCCGAGGCCGAATTGGCCGAACTTGCTACAATCTATGAGCGTCGCGGGCTTTCACCTTCGCTGGCGAGGCAAGTCGCTACGGAACTTTCGCAAGAGGACGCGTTGGCGGCGCATACAAGGGACGAACTCGGAATCATCGACCATAGTATCGCCAGACCTGTCCAGGCCGCCTTGACCTCGGCCATAACCTTCACGGTCGGGGCTGCGCTACCGCTTGCTCTGGTTGCGATCATACCGGTTGCGAGACTCGTGCCCGCAGTTGCAATCGCATCGCTGATCTTCCTCGGGGTTCTCGGTGCGATCGGTGCAAGAGCTGGCGGTGCACCAATCGCGCGTGCGACGCTTCGCGTCACATTCTGGGGGGCTTTGGCCATGGCGGCGACTGCCGGAATCGGGAGCCTGGTTGGAGCGGTGGTCTAA